CGACAGCCGCCTGGCGATCTTCGAGGCGCCGTTCACGATCCCCGGCTTCACCTACAGCATGATCTGGCCCGAGAAGGCCGACGCCGATCCGGGCCACACCTGGCTGCGCGAGCGCGTGCGCCAGGCCGTGGCCGCGCCCGAGGACGAGGACGCGGCGGCCATCAGCCTGCGCGGCTGAGCGGCGCGCCGCCGCCGGGCAATCCCGGTGCTCAGTGCTTGTGCTGCATGTGGCCGGCCGGCTGGGCGGCCGGCGCGGTCACGTCGCGCACCTCGGCCTTGACGGTCTGCTCGGTCAGCTTGCCGTTCTGCTCGAACTTCAGCGTGATGGGCACCGTGTCGCCGGCCTTGAGCTGCTGCTTCAGGCCCATCAGCATCACGTGGTAGCCGCCCGGCTTGAGCTGCACGTCCTGCATCTTCGGCAGGTCCAGCGACGGCACTTGCCGCATCCGCATCACGTTGTTGTCCATCTTCATCTCGTGCAGCTCGGCCGATGCCACCGGCGACGACACGCCGACCAGCTTGGCCGCATCGTGCGCATGGATCGTCATGAACGCGCCGGACGCGGTCTGCGCCGGCACCGTGCCGCGCACCCAGGCGTCGGTGACGTCGACCTGGGCCATGGCCTGGGCGCTGGCCAGCAGGCCGGCCAGGCCAAGGGTGACGATAGCGGCGGCACGCGCCGCGCGGACTTTGGCTTGCATGGGTAACCTTTCCACGATGGGGCTCGAAGGGGGCATTTCAGGGGCGATCATTAGACCACGGCGCGCCGGACGTCGTCCTGCCGCGCCACGCAACCGCGTAGTCTGGCAGCACCGCCGCCGCGCCTGAATGCGGCACGGTGTCGCATCGCGGGCAGCCGCGCGCAGCATTGCTACACTCGCGCCATGCCTGCCCAGATCGACCTGTCCCCCGCCCCGCCGCCCGCCATCTTCGGCGTGCCGGCGCAACGTCACAGCCT
This sequence is a window from Cupriavidus pauculus. Protein-coding genes within it:
- a CDS encoding copper chaperone PCu(A)C, whose protein sequence is MQAKVRAARAAAIVTLGLAGLLASAQAMAQVDVTDAWVRGTVPAQTASGAFMTIHAHDAAKLVGVSSPVASAELHEMKMDNNVMRMRQVPSLDLPKMQDVQLKPGGYHVMLMGLKQQLKAGDTVPITLKFEQNGKLTEQTVKAEVRDVTAPAAQPAGHMQHKH